One Nymphaea colorata isolate Beijing-Zhang1983 chromosome 12, ASM883128v2, whole genome shotgun sequence genomic window, AATTATCTGTTGGGGGATCTTCAGAAATGAGCAAAAAGGGAGGCGGGGGCTGGGGAGGAGGGGGGAGGAGAATGGCTACAGAAAGTTGTTGTGCACTAAAGTATGTGCCATGGTATTTGGTTGACTGTTACCAGCCATCTGATCCATAGTATGGCTAAGAATGTGTATCCCCCACTCAGATTTtaccatttatttcatttttcttggagCCTGGTTGGTACATGGCCTTTCAGTGCCCATTGTGGCTCTGCTACTGATGAGAATCAAGAATAACTACTGGTGGTAGAAGTTgtgaaaatatgttgttttctatttttttaaatacatatccATGTGACCTTTGGGTGGTTAGCCTGCTGATGCATTCTCCATTAGTAAATTTCCAAGATTTGTCACTGAAGTTCCTTATGTTTCAGGTTTTGAGCCTTGAATGGTCTTCAGGATTGGATAGTCTAAGATGCATCTCTCGTACAGATCTTAAACTTCATGGATCTTTTGCCGACATGATCTTACTCCCAGCTTTAGGTTCAGTGGATAAACGCAATGGTGCATCTCTTTTTGTGTTGACAAATCCCGGGCAGTTGCATACATATGATGATTCAAGCTTATCCATGTTATCATCTCTGAAGGAAGGGGCACCTACAATCTGTGGAGAACCATTTCCAGGGTTAATACCTTTGATTGATCCATCCATTTCTGTGGCAAAGATATTTTCGCTACCTAAAGGAGGGAAATTGTCTGAAGTGTTTGCTAAGGTATAAAATATTTGGTGAAGATAAAAATGATGCCATTcaccaaaaacatttttttttttctttggctaGTATAATTGTGATAGGTCCATTTTACTTATGCAGGTTGCACAAACTCGAAAAACAGAACAAGCATCTCTCCTCCAGAAATCTGTTAGAAAGTGGCCCTTAACTGGTGGTGTTCCCAGTCCATTGTCCTTTGATGGTACTTTCAGAGTTGAACGTGTGTACATATTGGGGTACCAGGATGGTTCTGTACGAGTGTGGGATGCTACATTACCATCATTGTCTCTTATTTTTGTCATAGGAGGGGAGGTAAAGTTCCTGTTAGCTCCATGAAGTTTCATAATTCTTGTCAAATAACTGAGTACAGGTATATTTTACACCTGTGTAAGAATGACCACATCAATCATGTAATCATCAGATGCCAGATGTCAAAATTTCTGATACAACTGCACCAGTATCTGCACTAGACCTTTGTTGCACTTCTGGGACTCTTGCAATTGGGAATCAGTCTGGATTGGTAAGTATAATGGTTCATGTTTTGATCTCCACATCATTTCAATAATGTATGGGCTTATCGTTTTTGttcatctctattttttttccctGATGCAGATTAGAGTCTACAATCTCTTGGGAAGCTCTGGTGGCAACAGTTGTCACTTCGTCTCTGAAACAACAACTGAAGGTACCTTTCCAATAGTACCTTTCTGCATGCTCTTATGTTCTCTTTTGCTTAGGGGAGACATTGttatattcttttgtttggggagaagagagagaggagggggcGGGGGGGAGGGAGGGGACCGGGCTCAGTGTGCTGCCTGTCCCCACTCCCACCCTACATAAATTCTTTGGATTAGCCTCTGCTTGTTGTGGATTTGCTTGCACTTGTACAGGATGTTGGTCAGGCCATGATCTGGTCTGAGCTCTAGGCTTTAACTAGCCTGAACATCAAATAGTCCATACTATTGTTCTGTGAGGTCTATAGTCTTGCTTTTCCCTCTGAATGTTTTTTGAATGGCTTGACTGTTTCCTGCATAAGTTACATATTGTTGCGTACAATGTCCTGAGTGTCGTTTATGCATGCTTCAATATAGTAAAGCTGTCCCCAACCATTTTTTGGCAGTACACATTATGAAGTCAGAAAAAGATTACCAGTGTGTAGCACTGTTTTCTCTCCTTAAATCACCGATCCGTGTGCTTCAACTTTTATGTTCTGGAGGCCAACTTGCTATTGGATGTGAGGATGGTCAGGTAAGCGTTCAATTTACTAAAATATCTACCTTATTTGCCACTCCATTGTTTACAAAATTGCCTAATTGTTGGCAGATGTTCCTTGCAATGCTACATTGGAGCTGATTGTATTCTGGTTGCCTGTATGCAGGTATTGATGCTCAATGCGCACTCTTTCACTGTCATGTTTCATAGAGATCATGTAGGTAGCAGTAATGCTGCAGTTGTTTCAATGGAAATGAAATGTTTATATCCTATCAGCAGTGCAGTCAATAATTCAGATCCAACTTCTAAACCTTTAGAGCAGGACATGGCTGAGGGGCTGAACTATCTCTTTCTTGCTGATAGAGATGCCCATATAATTGCTCTTAATGCAGCAACTGGTGACATGATAAGTTCTCGACCTCTTCATCCTAAAAATAAATCCACTGCAATTTCTATGCATATTCTGGGTAAGCTTTTAATTTTCTGTTGAAAATTCATGAATCAGAAGTTGATATTCGTTCTTGTGTATTAGTTTCTTGTGAGTTAATCCATATGTGAGGTTCTTTCTAGTAAGCCATTGTATTTCAGTACAGGGAAAGTCATCAAAGCAATCGCCAGGTGAAGATATTGTAACAGATGGAGAACATCACATTCCTGTTGCTGATGATGGGGCATCATGTGCTCCTAAGAGTACATTGGATTCTCTTCTCTTGCTTTGCTGTGAGAAAGCATTGCGTGTCTACTCCTTAGAATCAGTTTTAGAGGTTTGTGGAAACTTCATCTGTTCACTTTTAATAGTTTGTCATTATGAGCGTGGGTGTTGATGGACTGGGTATGACCTAGTCACCGACTGTATCTGATCTTTATGAGATCCAGGTTTGGTAGTCCAAATAAGTATCCTGGTAGAAGCTGGTTAGTAGATGGGGCTGGGCATGACTTTATGAAGATTCATTCCAGAACCAGGTCTGGTCTGGGTTGTTTAAGATTCACAAATTTTTTCAGCACGAAAGGAACTTATATTTAATGGATTTTGGTTTATTCTCTGAATTGGACTTGGTTGGTTACTACTACATTCTATGTTTTTTCTCAGATCTGCATTTGTCAAATTAATGGAGGTCCAACCTATTGATGACTCCTTATATGAGCTTCAATTTTTGCAGTGCCAATAGGATCCATCCAAGAAGTTATTCcttattttgcattttctgaTTTTCATTCATTCAGGGTGAAAGTAAGTGGATTCATAAAGTAGATCTGGAAAAACCTTGTTGTTGGTCAGCAACTTTTATGAAGGACGAGAACACTATTGGTGTGGTTCTACTCTATCAGACTGGACTGCTCGAGATAAGGCACTTGCTCCCCTGTATCTTGTTTGTGTTTTGGTCTTGGACTTAGTGATGTAGGAAACATTTATTAAAAGATGAGATCAATTGTGGTGCCTGAAATTGCAGATCCTTCCCAGGCTTGGAGCTGATTGCTGGAAGCTCCTTATTGTCTATCTTACGTTGGAATTTGAATGCTAATATGGCCAAAACAATTTGTTCTGATGACAATGGGCACATCGCGTTGGTGAGCATATCAGTCTTTTGTTTTGTATCTCAGTTAACATTGGCTGGAGATAATTTTCGTCCATGATTGTCTTCTTGGTGCTATCATGCTTCACTTTCCTTCATTTTGTGGGCTTGGAATTATCTTGATGTCTTAGTCCTTTAATCTCCttcatcaaataaaatatactGTATCATTTTGAATTGCTGCTCAGCTTGATAACTGCGCTGCTGTAACTCTGTGTGCACCCATATCTGGCATGTACTTTGTACAGGCTAGACGCTTTGTGTTGAGAGCAAATATAGTGAAGTGCTACATATGTGTTATTGGCTCTATCAGCGTTAACATAGGAGGTTCTTTTTAAGTATTTTATATTGTTGTCTGTACTGAATCTGTAATTTTTCTGACATCCGCTAAACTTTATTAACAAGGGGATGAGGGTTAAGGAAAGTTGAATCCTCTCTTTCCCCTCAAACTTGtctcaacatggtatcagagcaatcCTTCCTAGGACTGTCTGATGCCAACAAGTTTGAGCTTTCTAtcgttcttttttcttattctccttcccttcttcttcttcctcactcttctcttcttgtttctttgtttcttcattgACTTAAGTTGTGTGCTCTGAAGAGCATGTGGAGGCTGGTGGATTAGGGATCTAATTACCACTCAATTGAAAATGTGACTGCAACAGTCACTAAATAAACATGCAGCAGAaataggcactaaggccaagcaAAAAGATAATCTTTATTCAAATGAATAGAGAATTGCTGTACACCACAGCTCAATTTGTACAATGGCAGTTTAGATATTTATACAAGAGAAGAGAGGGACGAGTGGACTGAACTAGCCAttgggctagttccaacggctcataaaAGAGCTATGAGCTGTTGGGACTAgatcaaaaagtaaaaataaaaataaaaataaatatagaaaGTAAAACCTAAAAAAGGCGTCCTATCAATAATACATTATTAACACATATATTAAcctatatttttatatgtattgttcatacataaacataagtaatatatgcatacatataccCTATTTCTTAACATCAATATCATGCAATAGTAATTATATACCCTAAATGAGTCGTTGGACCTATGTTTGTGCATTGCGGTAGAGTTTTTGGTCGTTGATATCTGGTGGAAGTCCTGTTCGAGTTATCAAGGTGGAGTTGCAGATCAGATCTGATACCATGCTGAAAAATACTTGTGGTGCTGGTTGTGTGTTGTTATAGAAGAATATTGCATTTGTTGATGATGAATCTGATGTCCCCGATCAGGTATACAATATACAATTGATCTTGAAGAGTCGCCCAATTGCTAGCTACTTTTCTTGTAAGGAGTAGTTGTTGTTGTTCTGAGATTTGATTTCCTATAAGAAGTCGACACTATGAAGAATTTATGTAGGTAAAATGTTGATGTCAGATTTGTAGTGGTTTTATTCCCTACCAtggacatttttttcaaatgctttCAATTGTGGCATCAGATCAGAGTAGTTGTGGTTTGGATTGCAGCCTCTTTTTGGAGTCTTGGGTTAGTAACATGTGGCTGATGTCCATCTGAATCTGTCATTGGTGGATTAGCTATAGGGAGACGTGATTTTCACTTACATTTGATCTGAGTTTGACTTCTTTGGGCGACTAAGTGTTCTGTTGTTGGTGTCATTGGAATATGTAAATGCTGTTCATCATTTAG contains:
- the LOC116265743 gene encoding uncharacterized protein LOC116265743 isoform X4; protein product: MTRYVGDEAGVVSVLKYDAEEEEIVKTPYNVPITSMAGITLPTTPTVVGILPQPTSANRVLIAYESGLIILWDTREDNNVFIRNSTDIQLKDGEGSNSSIVVGDNDLSSETHQEEKEICSLCWASADGSILAVGYIDGDILLWNISSLSTRKRQQHVSSADVAKLQLSSAERRLPVIVLHWRACGNVNRNHGGQLFIYGGDEIGSEEVLTVLSLEWSSGLDSLRCISRTDLKLHGSFADMILLPALGSVDKRNGASLFVLTNPGQLHTYDDSSLSMLSSLKEGAPTICGEPFPGLIPLIDPSISVAKIFSLPKGGKLSEVFAKVAQTRKTEQASLLQKSVRKWPLTGGVPSPLSFDGTFRVERVYILGYQDGSVRVWDATLPSLSLIFVIGGEMPDVKISDTTAPVSALDLCCTSGTLAIGNQSGLIRVYNLLGSSGGNSCHFVSETTTEVHIMKSEKDYQCVALFSLLKSPIRVLQLLCSGGQLAIGCEDGQVLMLNAHSFTVMFHRDHVGSSNAAVVSMEMKCLYPISSAVNNSDPTSKPLEQDMAEGLNYLFLADRDAHIIALNAATGDMISSRPLHPKNKSTAISMHILVQGKSSKQSPGEDIVTDGEHHIPVADDGASCAPKSTLDSLLLLCCEKALRVYSLESVLEGESKWIHKVDLEKPCCWSATFMKDENTIGVVLLYQTGLLEIRSFPGLELIAGSSLLSILRWNLNANMAKTICSDDNGHIALNNSSELAFISILSGENDFRIPDSLACLHDKVLAVAADAAMNMASYQVKKQDPSPGIIGNIMKGFKGGPVRNTVDNNKDLSRATFVEELGHIFSKNPFHDSSKRAMCQQDDVELSIDDIEIDDIVPISSSSTASSTLGSTSKQNRTDEEFEREKLLGGKAAAEKPRMRRPEEIIAQYRKAGDASGAAKQARDKLVERQEKLERLDRRTAELESGAQNFKSMADELVKTLEGRKWWQI
- the LOC116265743 gene encoding uncharacterized protein LOC116265743 isoform X3; amino-acid sequence: MGYLVSVSNENDIQVWNLEHRCVAYYMQWESNVTSFSVIQGSSFMYVGDEAGVVSVLKYDAEEEEIVKTPYNVPITSMAGITLPTTPTVVGILPQPTSANRVLIAYESGLIILWDTREDNNVFIRNSTDIQLKDGEGSNSSIVVGDNDLSSETHQEEKEICSLCWASADGSILAVGYIDGDILLWNISSLSTRKRQQHVSSADVAKLQLSSAERRLPVIVLHWRACGNVNRNHGGQLFIYGGDEIGSEEVLTVLSLEWSSGLDSLRCISRTDLKLHGSFADMILLPALGSVDKRNGASLFVLTNPGQLHTYDDSSLSMLSSLKEGAPTICGEPFPGLIPLIDPSISVAKIFSLPKGGKLSEVFAKVAQTRKTEQASLLQKSVRKWPLTGGVPSPLSFDGTFRVERVYILGYQDGSVRVWDATLPSLSLIFVIGGEMPDVKISDTTAPVSALDLCCTSGTLAIGNQSGLIRVYNLLGSSGGNSCHFVSETTTEVHIMKSEKDYQCVALFSLLKSPIRVLQLLCSGGQLAIGCEDGQVLMLNAHSFTVMFHRDHVGSSNAAVVSMEMKCLYPISSAVNNSDPTSKPLEQDMAEGLNYLFLADRDAHIIALNAATGDMISSRPLHPKNKSTAISMHILVQGKSSKQSPGEDIVTDGEHHIPVADDGASCAPKSTLDSLLLLCCEKALRVYSLESVLEGESKWIHKVDLEKPCCWSATFMKDENTIGVVLLYQTGLLEIRSFPGLELIAGSSLLSILRWNLNANMAKTICSDDNGHIALNNSSELAFISILSGENDFRIPDSLACLHDKVLAVAADAAMNMASYQVKKQDPSPGIIGNIMKGFKGGPVRNTVDNNKDLSRATFVEELGHIFSKNPFHDSSKRAMCQQDDVELSIDDIEIDDIVPISSSSTASSTLGSTSKQNRTDEEFEREKLLGGKAAAEKPRMRRPEEIIAQYRKAGDASGAAKQARDKLVERQEKLERLDRRTAELESGAQNFKSMADELVKTLEGRKWWQI